Proteins from a genomic interval of Cucumis melo cultivar AY chromosome 7, USDA_Cmelo_AY_1.0, whole genome shotgun sequence:
- the LOC103493079 gene encoding DCD domain-containing protein NRP-B isoform X2 encodes MENNPQSFRQFSDQLRVQTGNLANLSLNDSIWSNSYVSKKPEERRNFDVRNGGEVNSLNNFKPKVSDSDVNRFNDGWNSFKPSVASDLNNWSNTSNSMNMSSTGYEKNALNVFDNGWNSFKSKGSDFNAFNDGWKLNSANMGVDPVIGGAQKGINGGFNKGVYSKIGNFNSNSFVNLKNYKNSGKVEEEKGGKTGKKNSNKNNSGENNNDNKEANKNGLDKRFKTLPPSESLPRNETIGGYIFVCNNDTMQENLKRQLFGLPPRYRDSVRAITPGLPIFLYNYSTHQLHGIFEAASFGGTNIDPTAWEDKKTPGESRFPAQVRIVTRKICDPLEEDSFRPILHHYDGPKFRLELNIPEALSLLDIFGEQSS; translated from the exons ATGGAGAATAACCCCCAATCGTTCAGGCAATTCAGCGATCAGCTTCGAGTGCAAACTGGGAATCTCGCCAACCTGTCGCTTAACGATTCTATCTGGAGCAATTCGTATGTCTCGAAGAAGCCTGAGGAGAGGAGGAATTTCGATGTAAGAAATGGTGGAGAGGTAAATTCTTTGAATAATTTTAAGCCTAAAGTCTCTGATTCTGATGTTAATCGGTTCAATGATGGATGGAATAGTTTTAAGCCGAGTGTTGCTTCTGATCTTAATAACTGGAGTAATACCAGCAATAGTATGAATATGAGTTCAACTGGGTATGAAAAGAATGCACTCAATGTGTTTGATAATGGGTGGAATAGTTTCAAGTCAAAGGGGTCTGATTTTAATGCCTTCAATGATGGTTGGAAGCTTAATTCTGCTAATATGGGGGTGGATCCTGTGATTGGAGGAGCTCAAAAGGGTATTAATGGAGGCTTTAACAAAGGGGTTTACTCGAAAATTGGGAATTTTAACAGTAACAGTTTTGTAAATCTGAAGAACTACAAGAACAGTGGgaaggttgaagaagaaaaaggaggaaaGACTGGGAAGAAGAACAGTAACAAGAACAACAGTGGTGAAAATAACAATGATAATAAGGAAGCTAATAAGAATGGTTTAGACAAGAGGTTCAAGACCCTTCCCCCTTCAGAGTCTTTGCCCAGAAATGAAACAATTGGTGGATATATCTTTGTCTGTAACAATGATACTATGCAAGAGAATCTCAAGAGGCAGCTTTTTG GTTTACCTCCAAGATACAGAGATTCAGTCAGGGCCATCACTCCTGGGTTGCCTATTTTCCTTTACAACTATTCTACCCATCAACTCCATGGAATCTTTGAG GCTGCAAGCTTTGGAGGAACGAACATTGATCCAACTGCCTGGGAAGACAAGAAGACTCCTGGCGAATCTCGTTTCCCGGCGCAG GTAAGAATTGTGACTAGGAAGATATGTGATCCTCTGGAAGAGGACTCTTTTAGACCAATTCTTCACCATTACGATGGCCCCAAGTTTCGGCTCGAACTCAACATTCCAGAG GCACTTTCTCTGCTGGATATATTTGGAGAACAATCCTCCTGA
- the LOC103493079 gene encoding DCD domain-containing protein NRP-B isoform X1, with product MENNPQSFRQFSDQLRVQTGNLANLSLNDSIWSNSYVSKKPEERRNFDVRNGGEVNSLNNFKPKVSDSDVNRFNDGWNSFKPSVASDLNNWSNTSNSMNMSSTGYEKNALNVFDNGWNSFKSKGSDFNAFNDGWKLNSANMGVDPVIGGAQKGINGGFNKGVYSKIGNFNSNSFVNLKNYKNSGKVEEEKGGKTGKKNSNKNNSGENNNDNKEANKNGLDKRFKTLPPSESLPRNETIGGYIFVCNNDTMQENLKRQLFGLPPRYRDSVRAITPGLPIFLYNYSTHQLHGIFEAASFGGTNIDPTAWEDKKTPGESRFPAQVRIVTRKICDPLEEDSFRPILHHYDGPKFRLELNIPEVIYKSNNLIFILFCSI from the exons ATGGAGAATAACCCCCAATCGTTCAGGCAATTCAGCGATCAGCTTCGAGTGCAAACTGGGAATCTCGCCAACCTGTCGCTTAACGATTCTATCTGGAGCAATTCGTATGTCTCGAAGAAGCCTGAGGAGAGGAGGAATTTCGATGTAAGAAATGGTGGAGAGGTAAATTCTTTGAATAATTTTAAGCCTAAAGTCTCTGATTCTGATGTTAATCGGTTCAATGATGGATGGAATAGTTTTAAGCCGAGTGTTGCTTCTGATCTTAATAACTGGAGTAATACCAGCAATAGTATGAATATGAGTTCAACTGGGTATGAAAAGAATGCACTCAATGTGTTTGATAATGGGTGGAATAGTTTCAAGTCAAAGGGGTCTGATTTTAATGCCTTCAATGATGGTTGGAAGCTTAATTCTGCTAATATGGGGGTGGATCCTGTGATTGGAGGAGCTCAAAAGGGTATTAATGGAGGCTTTAACAAAGGGGTTTACTCGAAAATTGGGAATTTTAACAGTAACAGTTTTGTAAATCTGAAGAACTACAAGAACAGTGGgaaggttgaagaagaaaaaggaggaaaGACTGGGAAGAAGAACAGTAACAAGAACAACAGTGGTGAAAATAACAATGATAATAAGGAAGCTAATAAGAATGGTTTAGACAAGAGGTTCAAGACCCTTCCCCCTTCAGAGTCTTTGCCCAGAAATGAAACAATTGGTGGATATATCTTTGTCTGTAACAATGATACTATGCAAGAGAATCTCAAGAGGCAGCTTTTTG GTTTACCTCCAAGATACAGAGATTCAGTCAGGGCCATCACTCCTGGGTTGCCTATTTTCCTTTACAACTATTCTACCCATCAACTCCATGGAATCTTTGAG GCTGCAAGCTTTGGAGGAACGAACATTGATCCAACTGCCTGGGAAGACAAGAAGACTCCTGGCGAATCTCGTTTCCCGGCGCAG GTAAGAATTGTGACTAGGAAGATATGTGATCCTCTGGAAGAGGACTCTTTTAGACCAATTCTTCACCATTACGATGGCCCCAAGTTTCGGCTCGAACTCAACATTCCAGAGGTAATTTACAAATCAAACAATTTGATTTTCATCCTCTTTTGTTCAATATAG
- the LOC103493080 gene encoding uncharacterized protein LOC103493080, with protein MGNCSLKGMAVDCVKPIRILTDSGHIINFHGPKQVHQILNNYPPGIYGVFRRPNLSSPLPFSEPLDAGKSYFLLPLSQPTNDTESSPPPLPSKDLGSESGLEVLPASGNGVWRVKLVIDTKQLGEILAEEGNTEALIERIRAAAATAAVQSPRRGKIVGWKPMWGNWLKFFPMDFGNNNKAQIKEFNS; from the coding sequence ATGGGAAACTGTTCTCTCAAAGGAATGGCGGTGGATTGCGTGAAGCCCATCAGAATCTTAACGGATTCCGGCCACATAATCAACTTCCACGGCCCTAAACAAGTTCATCAAATCCTCAACAACTATCCTCCCGGGATCTATGGGGTTTTCCGGCGACCCAATCTCTCTTCTCCCTTACCCTTCTCCGAGCCCCTCGACGCCGGAAAATCCTACTTTCTCCTCCCGCTTTCCCAACCCACTAACGACACAGAGTCGTCGCCGCCGCCGCTGCCGTCGAAGGATCTTGGAAGTGAGTCGGGTCTGGAAGTGCTCCCGGCGAGTGGCAACGGCGTTTGGAGGGTGAAATTGGTGATCGATACGAAGCAGTTGGGGGAAATTTTGGCGGAGGAAGGGAATACGGAGGCGTTGATTGAGAGGATTAGAGCGGCAGCAGCGACGGCGGCGGTGCAGAGTCCACGGCGGGGGAAGATCGTAGGGTGGAAGCCGATGTGGGGGAATTGGTTAAAGTTTTTTCCAATGGATtttggaaataataataaagcacAAATTAAAGAATTTAATTCTTGA
- the LOC103493081 gene encoding RNA polymerase II transcriptional coactivator KELP: MDSETQRRIEEAVRRILETSDMDEMTESKIRALASKDLDLDLSKSPYKSLVRTVVESFLQERSEQQPQDQAEDASAAKEKEYDDDGDLIVCWLSSKRKVTIQDFRGKTLVSIREFYRKDGKDLPTAKGISLTEEQWSVFKKNVPAIEKAIKNMQSQIM; this comes from the exons ATGGATTCCGAAACCCAACGCAGAATCGAGGAAGCTGTCCGCAGAATTCTCGAAACTTCCGACATGGACGAAATGACCGAGTCCAAAATTCGAGCCCTTGCCTCTAAGGACCTCGATCTCGACCTCTCCAAATCCCCTTACAAGTCTCTCGTTCGCACCGTTGTCGAATCATTTCTCCAAGAACGTTCTGAACAACAGCCTCAAGACCAAGCCGAGGATGCCTCTGCTGCTAAGGAGAAGGAGTACGACGACGACGGCGATCTCATTGTTTGTTGG TTATCAAGCAAGAGGAAGGTGACGATTCAGGATTTTAGAGGGAAGACTCTGGTTTCGATTAGGGAGTTTTATAGAAAGGATGGAAAAGACCTCCCTACAGCTAAAG GAATAAGCTTGACTGAAGAACAATGGTCTGTCTTTAAGAAGAATGTACCTGCCATAGAAAAAGCTATTAAGAATATGCAATCACAAATAATGTGA